The Vigna unguiculata cultivar IT97K-499-35 chromosome 1, ASM411807v1, whole genome shotgun sequence nucleotide sequence CCAAAGAGGCATGCCTATCCGACAAAGCTACGCTGTTCAGATGACACGGCCAGATATCCCAATGCCCCTGAATCACAAGTTTGTCAACAATACCCTCATGGCTTCTGGGAAGCTACCATATTCTGCGGACCAAATTTATGACCCCTTTTCACCCACTTCTGCACCTCCACAACAAAAAGGTAATCCTGGACAATGAGGGAATTTGATGTGGCCACAGATACGGTTGCTGACAGTGAAACCTTGAGTTATGACTGCAGTTTTAGGCAAGCAGGCGAGATACTAATTGTATAGATGGTTTCTTATTACAAGTTTTAGTTGAGAGGACATATTGTCATAGTTGTTTTTGGGCCTTTCTTCTGAGTGCCCATTACCGATGTTTTATTGGGAATTGAGTGCAGCCAATCTTTTCAGAAATATGGTAATCCCTCCACTATGTAAGCCACTTCATTTCATTTGCATTTGGATTTCGTAACTACTGCGGTTGCGCCTGTTAGttttaagttatatttaaaatgtataatttgaaataagttttaactattttagatttagtccataattttttattagataataatgtttttgaaataattaaatatagtttAACATATATATCCCTGGAACTGtgaaagttaatattttttataaagtcCATTTTTCCATATTTTAATTGTGCAATTTAGAAGTCAAAAGTAACTTTTGGATTGTATTGTACAATTCGAAAGCAAACACGACTAGGTATTAGATCCTACAGTCCAAAAGTTATTTAGTTTCTGAATTTCATAATCTAGATTGCACAATCCAGAAGCAATCCAGAAGTTATTTAACATCAGAATTGTACaattcaaaaggaaaaaaaattctatagAAGTTGAGGAAGGAATATAGGAAAGTATAGAAAGAAGCTGGCTGAACAGATTACTCATAAAATTGGGCCTGTGTATCTCGCTTGGGGTAAGGATattgcttcctgcaccccaCAATTATTAAATGCACCCCATACTAACAAAATATTCTTCATTGTTCCAGAGCACATTTCATGTGTGATGTTCCAGAAATCTCATTCCGAAAGATATTATATACATTTCAGAATTTCTGTTTCAAAATTTCAGAATATAATCCAAAagtcactttaaaaaaaaaaaataacatctttgaaatttttgaaagtGGATAGATAAATTGTTGCGGTGCCGGCTGCTATCTACTTTGTTGCTTCAGCATACAAAGACATAAAGGGGTAACGGCCTAAAATCCCAGATGCAGTATTTTCAATAAAGACACTcgaaattgatttcaaatatgtGTTATAATCCATCATCTCTAATCAACTGCACGTGTTCAGAGATAATTACAGATAGATCCAAAATAATCACGGGTTAGCCTTAAGAACTTTTCGATTTGTCACGGGTTCATCTTATGTATcttcaactaaaataaaatatcaacttCTAATTTCTTActatcaaatttttatatattaaaaaaggcAGAACGATTCTCGTGTTAATCAAAATGCTTATATAATTACGTTGAGCTATTTCAGCAAATCgtaaaatctttttaaaaaaatactattatattaacttttaattgaatgTCCATTTAAATGATTTAACGAGAAGCACACTTACAACAACAGCTAAGTCCCTTCAATTACAGTAACGATTTGagtttcttttatcatcattgTTGACCTCCATTTGTGTCAATCGATTTTCAACTTCAAATGTagaatttttgtgtttattcagaagaaattattgtaaatttacTCAACCTTTTAACTTTTGTATGCAATTTCTTGGGAGATTTGGTTTCTCCCACTTCAGCCTCCTAAGTTGGtgaaagaataataaaagaagGCTTCACCAGATTTTCACTTAATCACTTTGGAGTGTATGCAGAGCATGAAATTGCAATTTGACcgctttttctttttccaattttcTGCTTCAGCACTTTTCAAAGGTACATTCGCCCTCCTTATTTAAATTCCTTGAACATACAATGGGTTGCACAAGACGTGTTTGTTGGTATTCAACAGTGAAGCTGGTATTAGTCTAGCGTTTCCTGTGGCTTGCTTTGGatattctttatctttatttctgTGTGCTATCTGATTTCATATGAATTGATATGGGGAAAATGATATGGGAAAAAGTAAATGGGAACCTTATTTCACAAatggtttagtttttttttttttttgacgaTAAAAGAAACAATGAGAATTATGGAAGGCCTATAGACAAAAATGGGTTCACATGTGTGATAGAGATGTAGACCCCACATGCACAGGCCAGAGCACCATGTCTCGTAAAATAAAGTGGTAAAGTCATACATACACAAGTCACAAGCGAAGCAAATAACATAGCATAGCATTGTATGAGATCAAATTCTCTTAATTGGAATGGTTTCGAAAAGTAAAAGGGTGAGGGATGCAACactcttctccttcatcttgGTTTTACTGTTAGTTGGGTTTGGTAACTCAGATTTAAGCAAAGACAGAGAAGAGTGTGCAGAGAAACTCATGGGGCTGGCTAGTTGTGTTCCTTACGTTGGTGGTGAGGCGAAAACCCCAACCATAGACTGCTGCAGTGGCCTGAAAGTGGTCCTGGAGAAGAGCAAGAAGTGCATCTGCATCCTCATCAAAGATCGTGATGACCCCAATCTTggcatcaaaatcaatgccacTCTCGCCATTCAACTACCCTCTGCTTGCCACGCACCTGCTAATATATCTCACTGTGTAGGTACCTACTCATATCATCTCACTCTGTTTTtctcaatattttcattttcactccATTTGATGTATCATATCATGCTTTTCAGATCTTCTGCATTTAGCACCTAACTCTCCTGATGCTAAGGTGTTTGAGGGATTGCAAAAATCTGCCAAAACAAACGGTTCCACCCCAGTTTCCAGTGGATCAAGCTCAAGTGCTGAGGAAAACAGTGGTGTGTCTACAAAGAGGTGGCCGGTGCCACACCTGCTTTCCTCGATCTTACCACTTCTCTTCCTTCTTGTTTGAAGTGAAGCAACATCAGCACTCccctactactactactactactgcTGCTGCTACTTCCTTCACGCCTCTGTTTCTCATCACTCTATATTTTTCTGTGCAAATCTGAAATAAAATCATTCTATATCCATCTATTAATACCAGTTACTTTGGGTAGTAGTAATCATCAATCCTTCATgttctttctcattctctctatCTATCAAGAAAAGGAGGGACCACTTTCAATATACTTAGTCGTGACTTCAAGCATCAAGTAGTTCCTCTTTGCATAACATAAACCCTTcgcacattttatttttattatatgaatagttaatttttaattgaaaaagcatgagttcaacttttatttttcaatctcgAAGAAGTTCTGCTTAGCTTACTTAgcataaacaatttttaattattcttatctTCGTTGCTAAATCGTATTTAACGTGTAGGactttgatttaattaatttttctcatAATGGTGTTAATATTGTGTGTAGTAGTTacaataattgtaatttttttatacacggAAAACATGACTTATGGTGTTCTACTTCAAATAGAAGTTATGATGGGTAAATATGACTTCtaaccttttttcttttaaatttgtattcatTACCACTATTTGCAAatagaaaaatttgtttaataatatttttaaatattttattatgttgataatacttataattttaaagaagAGTCAtgattaactaaaaaaattctaatcaaGTAAGTGAATAGATGTTATAGAATATGACATTTCATTCGTTATATGGACATTTTATTTctgttatgatattttttttttaacttttcttttgtttattgtGAAATGGTTAATCCATTTTGTTAGATACAATTTATAGTTAATTTATAATTGGTTTTCTAATTCTTTACGGTTCATATGAAATTTGTGTCGGGATGATCTATAAAATTATCAGGTAAAAAAGTCAAATTCAGATCAAatctttcataaataaataatatgtaaataataaaatgcataaaacaTAGAAAAGAGTTATCAACacacaacaaaatttttaacttaGGGAGGAAAAATTCACGAGACCTAGTCTGGTAAAATCTTccactaataataattagtgGGTACATCACACAAGTTCTCTTGGACTTGGAGATTTCAAGGATTAAAATACTACTATTCTATTCACCAACAAGGAGGTGAATAACAAATCCCAAATGGTACTCTAAATCAGCAATAGAATGACCCTAATATATGAGAAgaggaataaaatataaaaattaaatttggtcacattttttatagggacaaaattggtcaattttaaacaaaaattgggactaaattaaatattattatctaacctttcttatatatttatgaatggAGAATGCTAATCAATGTTCTTAAAGCATATTAGTTAaagtataattaatgattttttattttatcatttttatattgaaaacttgaataattaactttattaattgattatattataaattcatataacagattttataaaaataaaaatgtatttgaaatttttaaataagatatctctcacaaaaaataaatattttaaaatttttaaagtctttattaaaaaacaagGAAAAATCTCTTTAAGACTTGAAGAATCTCTCGatgaaatgtaaattttttagatgtttaatattatttttattttttattaatttacattttttatgtttaattatattttaatttttagtaatattaaaatatagttattttattattttttaactattgtgcatcaaataaattattaaacaaagttattcaaaacttataaacatttttgtcttgtaaaaatatattaataattactagatcataatttatttaatatcacaattaagtattaacttttgtaaaatttaatattattagttctTGTTAATCGGTACCCTTAGAATATTAATTAGCAagacctttattttatttttaaaattaaatttaaaattaaaattggatttataaataaaaaatgtttcgTTAGAAATAGATTTAGAAATGAATTTGGATTTTCAAtcttattcaaatatttaaatatgaatttacaAATTGATCTAACTATTTAGATATagatttaaaatgaaaatctagtctattttttcacatatttagatctaaaatttgatttttttttattattctaaacaattgaaaaatatatatattgaaatgttCTTTCGTAAACTTTcatcttcaaaatattttgaattttatattttagtttttttattgagaCAAAATAGTCGAATTTCTCTACTTAAGAtaacattttactttaaaagcatttaattttatttcatattatataattttaaaattaaattttataaaaaaatttaatcaaatttaaatctttaaataatatttaattttttaattttttcaatatatatgcATACATAAAAAAGTGACTAgtcacaaaattttaattttctctctttttttataaaacaatattattttaattacttcaaAACATACTATCAAGATATAGGTGTTTCTCTTAACACttgtttgaaaagaaattaatgCATTCGTGTAAGAAAAACCATGAACAAACATTTCCACATAATGTCAAATACAAAGATCCGGAAAGaataattttcattcattttagtcacaactaaaatattacaaaacCTTAGCCCATCAAAAAATGGGGAAACTCGAAATGACAACATATATTGTGAAGAAACACAAGATGATCAAGAGATAAATAGCCACAACTGTAAATAAAAGCCTGCACCTCTCCCACCTTAATTCTACAACCTTTCTCTCAGCAAAATAACCACCCAAAATGAAAGGGTACAGATAGTTGTAAAAACGAATCCTAGTAACATGTTAGTAATCGCCATTGCCAACACCTACTGACACTGCACGACCTCTACTGCTCTGGTAATGATGCCGCACACGCCCACACCTCTCTTGGTCATTAGAGTTATAAACCGTACAAAATGATGTTGGATTGACACACCGGGAAGGAAAAAGTAAATTGAAGAACATGAactttaaaagacaaaaaagggAGAAAATCACCCTATAGGTGTAAGTCTGCACCTAATACCTAAGACACTGTATAATGCTATTAGGGGTTGAAAATCAGTCCCAAGCACTAGTTACCCCAGGACCATATCCTCCACCATAACCACCAGAATTGCCATATCCACCACTGTTGTTTCCTGTACTGTAGTAATCAGAACCACCACCCCTACTAAAAGAACCTTCTCTTCGAAAGTCACGGCCACCAAATCGGTTTCCTCCTGTTCGACGGTTCCGCCCACCACCAATAGAAGAGCGAGCAGCATACCGTGAGAGCCAATCAGGTACTTCTTGATTCGCTTCTTGCATCAGATCTGCTAAAGGCCTAGCTAGTGATGCATTGTTGTCATTAAAGAACGCAGTTGCAAGGCCTTTCTTTCCTGCTCGCCCTGTTCTTCCAATACGGTGTACATAATCATCAATATCATTAGGAAGGTCAAAGTTAACCACATGGGCAACATGAGGAATGTCAAGCCCGCGTGCAGCCACATCAGTTGCAACCAATATGGGGGTGTTGCCAGTTTTAAATGATCTTAATGCCAATTCTCTTTCCTGCAAGCATGGTAAAATAATAAGCCTATATAGATACACAAacgtaaaaatatttcaaaaaatataattgcaaAATCATTGCAACAACATTTGACCTTGAGACAGTATGATATTTGCAAGTTTCAGCTTCAAACAGAGTAAGTAATAGTCAGTTTTAACAGCTTCAAAAATAATTCATTGCCAAGGACAAATGTGCATAATAGTCATTTTTAGGCCACTAACCACCATTGCCCACGATAGAAATACCTATTAATTAATATGAGAAATGCCTATGGATTTCAAGGATTATGGTTGACTCAGTTTTCAGAAAAACAGAAGGACTCAAGAACTTGCCTATGGACATGCAAGTTTAGATGAGTTCATATCTGAGTTTGCAAGCGTTCTAACTTGTTCTTGATAGGAAAGAAGACAGTCTCATCTCAGTAAACAAGTTAAAACTCCTGATTAATAACGATGATAACACCCTAGTAATCAATCTAAAATTGCAGTGCACAGCAGCAAACTCTAAAGTTGCCATTATGAGAAGTTGGAtggtaataattttatatagagGCTTCATTGCCACTTTTAGTCTTCTCATATGTCAATAATGGATAACAGGGCAGAGCGCCTAAAAATGCTAAAGCAAGATGGTGGGAAGATGACAGCTATTCTGAATAGAGGCTTCATTGCCACTTTTAtacaagttttcttttttttttttttacatttttaagtACATATAGTTTCATGtattatataacaatatatattgtTTAGTATTCTTATTATAgtattatttaattctattatttagtttattctatttttttgctatcatttttaatttattataatgtataatatgccttaattcttttattattttttccacattttattattattattattattattattatactaatattaattataatcttAGTAAGCCACAGTACTCTCAATAGGCAGGATAAGACGAGATTTAAGAACAGAAAGGCAATGACTTTAATAGGCATGATTCTACAAGTCCTCCATCAAACTCCCCTGCAACAGCACACACTCAACAGCCCAAACAGTCAAGTGGCTGCAAAACCCACTTCTGCCTGTGATTCGCTGGGCTGCCACTCCTACTGTAAGCCGCTCAGACATCCTCGAATGGGAGCGGCCACTCCACCCGCCTATCAGCAATCACGGTATGATAGCAGGCAATTGACAGCTGAATCTCCCTACTATTGCCATTTCTTGAATTTGGTGTCCCACCAACCcgattattttaaatgtattgtTTTGATCTACCCACTGACTTCACatccaaaatttaatataaatgcagGCATATCACTTTAATGCACATCCACAACAACAGTACCATCATGCAAGCCTTTCAATCAAATATTAGATGTCTAGTTAATGAATGAACCAAAATTGCACAACTAAAATAACAGAGGggccaaaattacaaaaaatgagaaccaaatttgagaaatgataACAAGGGGACCAAAAGTACAAGTGAGCTTAAATATTATAatgcaaaataaataatctataCAACACACAAAAATGACCCCTAACTGTCTACCTCTTTTCAATCGAATTGTTCAGGTTGACTCCTTATTCTCTCCTTTTATTCTATTACGAGTGACTTACAACTGGCTTTTTAAACAGCCTTTACAAAGGTCCTAACACAGATAAACCTAGGGAAGTCAGATGTCCTCCCCCAACTTTCCAAGACATTAACTCAACCATCTTTTAAAATGTCTTATGCAAGGCCCTTACACAGAAAAACCAAGGAAAGTCAGATGTCATCCCCCCACTTTCCACAACATTAACTCTATGAACAGACATATATAATCATAAGCGTCCAACTCTGCTTTCTCAAAGCACCAAACATTATTAAGgcagaaaaaaagaagagaatagCTGGAGTATGGGCCTTGTCCATCAAATataaatcaaacaacaaatataaatcAAAGTATTAGTCTGGATCTACACACAGATGCAAAAGCAGATATAATTGTACAACAGACTAACCTGTTGTGACCTGTCACCGTGAATAGTAGTTGCTGGAAAACCATTACGACACAACCAATGCTCGAGAGCATCAGCTCCCTTCTTTGTCTCCACAAAAACTAAAGTCAAGGCTTGCTGCAGAAAATAAAATCATCCATGAACTAGGTCTTACATAATTAAGTAATAGCATTTGCCTTGAGAAAAGAAACATGTCCATACAATGGGAAAAGACAACATCTATGCTATAATTTaccacaaacaaaaatatatacaagCAACTGTCAAGAAGTAAGAAACACCTGGTACTTCTTGGACAAACAGAAAAGGAGTAGAAATTCCAAGTTTTAGACAACAGAATACATGTATCGTGCATTGACCTAAATATTATCATGCAAAACAGGTATACTGGATTGATCGATCAAACATAGTCCAGAAAAAACCCATCAAAATTAGGTCCAAAGAGTGTCTGACAATAATAATCATGATGTTTACAGTAAAAGCTTCTTCAGTCTGCCAGTATACTGTACATGAGAAGCTGatagttaaagaaaaaaataacttacaaCCATAATCAATCAACTCAGGAAAACTATGCGTTCATAGCATAATCCCCATTTCATTGCTCTGGAACATTTTCCCAAGACAAATACATGCATGGATCAGCCTTCAAACGCTGATTTGAGTCCAAAACAATTTGAATAAGCTCTCGGAAACAAGAATTTCTTTacatttaattgcaaaaaacacATTAAGTTTTATACTAGTAAAATACACTTTCTGTGAACTGAGAATACCTTTCCTTGTACACCATTTGCCCTCTGCGCATGAAGAAGATCCATGAGGTGACTTCTCTTGTCAGACTCTTGAACGTACTCAACTCTTTGGACAATCAAATCGGTACTTGAGCCCACTCTTCCAACGGccagaaaaatataatttgaaaggAAATCAGAGGCTAGTCTCTGCATATTAACAGTAAATCACAACAAAATTAAACGATGATATGAGGAAGCTATacattcaataaataatattgatttGCATTACTAGGATGTCTGCCACTTATATcccaattaaaatttgaaatagcaattatttaattgtaatagtGCTGATCTTTCCACGAGTAAAGATGAAGGAATtattaaggataaaaaaaagCTAAATGCAAATATGTGGTGCACATAAACATGAGGAACGAGCATCTTAgattaattacaatttacaacTAAAATCGTAAGGTTAGGCACATCCTCCCGCCCAGCATAGAGAATATTAAACCTGTATCTCTCTTGGAAATGTGGCACTGAACAACATAGTCTGTCTGGCACCTGGTGGAGGCATGTCCATTTGTTCTACAATCTTCCTTATTTGTGGTTCAAAACCCATGTCCAGCATCCTATCTGCCTCATCTAAGGCCAAATATTTGATCATCTGCAATGAAACTCTAGCTCTCTCCAGCAAATCTACCAATCTTCCTGGAGTTGCAACAAGAATATCCACCCCTCTCTCAAGTTCCCGTAGCtggaaaatttatttagttAGGACCTATGCCAAATGTAAACGACATATTAATATTCAATTGTGGAAAGAACAAGGACTGAAGACCTGCTGGTTTATAGGAGCTCCACCATAGGCAACAACGACCCTGACCCCTGTCTGATATGAAAACTTCCTAGCCTCTTCAAGTATCTGAAAGGAACGAAAAGAAGATATATTTCATATAGATGTGCAGAGCAGTGGAGGGAATCAAAAAGAGAGGAAGCATGTGATATGTAGAGTGTATGTAATGAGAAAGTACTAACTTGCACGGATAACTCCCTAGTCGGCGACAGAACAAGGGCAAGTGGATAGACTGTACGGGCACCGCGAGGGGGCCGCTGGGGGGGCTGCCCTTGACCTCTCATAATGCCACTGATGATAGGGAAACAGAATGCCGCAGTCTTTCCGGAACCAGTCTGTGCACAAGCCATCAAATCCCGTCCGCCAAGGGATATAGGTATGGCATGCCGCTGGACCGGCGTTGGTTTAACATATTTGCAGCGTCTAATGTTCTGATTAAGAGCCTCGCCCAAGTCAATCTCCGCAAAAGTATTCACAGGTGGGGGCACGTTTTCACCGCTCGTCTCAACGGGAATGTCCTCGTAAGCATCAAAATTAATTCCCGTGTTTTCCTGCTCCTCGCCAAAAGCTGTTGCTCCCTCTTCAGCTGCATCCTCCTGATCTCCGAAGGGGTTCACTTCCCGCCGATCCCAACCACCGCTTCTGCTCCCCCACCCGTTTCTGGGCGCACCCCACCGTGATCCGGCATTATTATTAGCATTCGCATTGGGTGGTGGCGGAGCAGGGGTGGATTCTGTTGATGCTGATGCTGCACGGTTCCTCAGATGCGGAGGCACATAAACGGGCCGCGTCGGAGCTGTGGAGTTGGATGTTCCCGCATTTTCAGAGGCGGAATTCGCAGCCAAATCAGCCCACGATGTTGGCATGCTTGCCCTGTGTTGTGTGCTTCCTTCCAAAGGATCACGATTCACGCCCTCACCCTGCAATTCAAACAATCACATTACATAACAATGGTGCAGAGAGAGGAGGTGAATGATCAAAAGGATGAATGAGTGAGACAGAAGAGCATAGAGAAGAGAAACAACCTACCTACCTACCTGTCTGTATTGGGAAGACTAAAACCCTCAAGTGTAGACGATCGttgacgaagatgaagaaaccCTAAACGCCACACACAACACGCCTTCAAACTTGGATGCGATAGATACAAAAATATCTTTTCTGCCTAAGAATGCgccttctctctctctcccttatttcacttcattttcttttctttttattttctttttccatttttattttttatttataatgtatgAATGTAAATAAAAGGCTCTTTCTGTTTCAGCTTCCAAGTTCAAATCAAGGCTTTCAACCCTACCTGATGAGATGCGATACGCTGCTTTGCGTCTGCGGCTCCTGAAAATCTCAACTCACGATTCCATTCTATTCTTAGTTGTCTTCCAGACACCCATATTAGCACTAAATTCTTTACTGTCTAAACTATGCTAATccccctaaccctaacccttttctctcttctctcttcttcaCTAATCTCCTTTCTTTTTCACTCTTGTTTTTTACGGTCATTTTAGTTAacaacaaacatttttttaattttaaattttctcaccTTGGATTCATTTCTCAATACTTTCGGTATAGGATAAACTTGAGGaagtgaaaaataatgatttaaaataaaggtaagttgtttgaattaaaagaaaaataaaaaatatataaaattatatgatttgattaatgtgaaggttaaaaaatattttaataaaagaaatttaaggtaactaatttgaaattattattattattactatttgcataaacacttttaaatatgtataataatatattagtagTAGGAATGACAACAAGGTGGGGACGAGTTTCGTTATCGTATACACATCTTCGTACAAAAATTCATCTCTGATTTCCATACCCAAATTCAAcgagtatcaaacttttgtctcatcttcATCCTCACCGGTTAACAgatataatctcgtactcatacccgtacttattttcttactactttatattaattttaattaatttttataaaataataaaaaattatggtaaaagaaacataaaattataaaatattcaatattacgaggatggttgtttctttgatatcaaatactttgaaataaattataattgtttacattttatattagaataccaaataaaatttcatgaaaatcaaaacatttattaaatttgcaaacattaataaaacatagttgataaaatttaaaattatttctaaaaattataaaagaaaaaaaaatattcaaattaaaatatattttaaatgtttgtttacttcaatttttaaattataatgaatctcttttttatatactaataaaattataacacatcacttgatcaaaatgacgcaaagaacaaataataaatataataataaaattttaacatagatcttgtatcttttgaactccaatatatgttgaatcttataaaaaaattcatgacaattacattaaatttttatattgtagtaaataaaaaatatttatacaattatagtgaaaaaattaaagtaggATTGTAaggagttagaaaataaaaattaatttgataaactttatcgaaatagtattctacatggaaaataaaaaaaaatattaacaaattaaaaaattaacaaatgtgtgttttgtaaacaatttgaagactattgaaaggaatcgcacaaaggaaaataattttataattaagggtatgataagataaaaaatattttagagatctaagaaaacttttcaaatatcaatatatatatactcaatggttaagaaataacaaaaattgttttagcgaaacaaaaaaattcttcaaatgaaacaaaaattaataataataagtaa carries:
- the LOC114180861 gene encoding protein YLS3-like — translated: MVSKSKRVRDATLFSFILVLLLVGFGNSDLSKDREECAEKLMGLASCVPYVGGEAKTPTIDCCSGLKVVLEKSKKCICILIKDRDDPNLGIKINATLAIQLPSACHAPANISHCVDLLHLAPNSPDAKVFEGLQKSAKTNGSTPVSSGSSSSAEENSGVSTKRWPVPHLLSSILPLLFLLV
- the LOC114184233 gene encoding DEAD-box ATP-dependent RNA helicase 37-like produces the protein MPTSWADLAANSASENAGTSNSTAPTRPVYVPPHLRNRAASASTESTPAPPPPNANANNNAGSRWGAPRNGWGSRSGGWDRREVNPFGDQEDAAEEGATAFGEEQENTGINFDAYEDIPVETSGENVPPPVNTFAEIDLGEALNQNIRRCKYVKPTPVQRHAIPISLGGRDLMACAQTGSGKTAAFCFPIISGIMRGQGQPPQRPPRGARTVYPLALVLSPTRELSVQILEEARKFSYQTGVRVVVAYGGAPINQQLRELERGVDILVATPGRLVDLLERARVSLQMIKYLALDEADRMLDMGFEPQIRKIVEQMDMPPPGARQTMLFSATFPREIQRLASDFLSNYIFLAVGRVGSSTDLIVQRVEYVQESDKRSHLMDLLHAQRANGVQGKQALTLVFVETKKGADALEHWLCRNGFPATTIHGDRSQQERELALRSFKTGNTPILVATDVAARGLDIPHVAHVVNFDLPNDIDDYVHRIGRTGRAGKKGLATAFFNDNNASLARPLADLMQEANQEVPDWLSRYAARSSIGGGRNRRTGGNRFGGRDFRREGSFSRGGGSDYYSTGNNSGGYGNSGGYGGGYGPGVTSAWD